One Rhodococcus sp. P1Y DNA window includes the following coding sequences:
- a CDS encoding tyrosine-type recombinase/integrase — protein sequence MDFRPGRTPAANPPVGSTGLASTAVEPEIPPAVAKRIAKAVESSRSEGTHRTYAAGWRRFAGWCVREGHVALPAHPITVAAYLVDAADTRVETGERAYAVATFGTWIAAINHQHRTTGHLSPSAHELVTATLSGIRREYAAAGDRPRTPRDPLLVDDIKALVGTARERCRGWADEVLERRGSAILLLGFAGAYRRSELSEMVCGDVTVHRQDGLHVRLRKSKTDQEGRGAVKALPYTESHETCPPCAYVRWIQVVAAFDVDGRPSVIRLLRKPEPFTEHVCRGGVPRIAARAPLFRAIAKNGNLGSTALSGAAVHQTIRRRADHAGYDPTALAKLGGHSLRAGFVTQGTRNGADGAAIARQTGHASLDSVEVYRREHAPLVGNAVTNIGL from the coding sequence ATGGACTTCCGACCAGGCCGAACACCTGCGGCGAACCCCCCGGTGGGCTCTACAGGACTCGCATCCACCGCTGTGGAGCCCGAGATTCCGCCGGCTGTGGCCAAGCGGATCGCGAAGGCGGTCGAATCGTCGCGGTCAGAAGGGACGCACCGCACCTATGCCGCCGGGTGGCGACGTTTCGCTGGTTGGTGCGTGAGGGAGGGCCATGTTGCGTTGCCGGCGCACCCGATTACGGTCGCCGCGTATCTCGTCGATGCCGCCGACACCCGGGTAGAAACCGGGGAGCGGGCCTACGCCGTCGCCACATTCGGTACCTGGATCGCGGCCATCAACCACCAGCACCGCACCACCGGACACCTGTCACCGTCCGCGCACGAGTTGGTCACCGCGACGCTGTCGGGGATCCGTCGCGAGTACGCCGCGGCGGGGGACCGGCCCCGCACCCCGCGGGATCCGCTACTTGTCGACGACATCAAAGCCCTAGTCGGAACGGCCCGGGAACGGTGCCGTGGCTGGGCCGACGAGGTGCTCGAACGCCGGGGCTCGGCAATCCTGCTGCTCGGTTTCGCCGGCGCCTATCGTCGCAGCGAACTGTCCGAGATGGTGTGCGGCGACGTCACCGTACACCGGCAGGACGGCCTCCACGTGCGGCTACGGAAATCGAAGACCGACCAGGAGGGCAGGGGAGCAGTGAAAGCCCTGCCGTACACCGAGTCACACGAGACATGCCCGCCCTGCGCCTACGTCCGCTGGATCCAGGTCGTCGCAGCCTTCGATGTTGACGGAAGACCGTCCGTGATCCGCCTACTCCGCAAGCCAGAACCGTTCACTGAGCACGTATGCCGTGGGGGAGTACCCCGTATCGCCGCCCGCGCCCCGTTGTTCCGGGCCATCGCCAAGAACGGCAACCTCGGTTCAACTGCGCTGTCCGGGGCAGCAGTCCACCAGACCATCCGCCGCCGCGCCGATCACGCCGGTTACGACCCGACCGCTCTCGCCAAACTTGGTGGGCACTCGCTCCGCGCCGGCTTCGTCACCCAAGGCACCCGTAACGGCGCCGACGGGGCCGCCATCGCTCGGCAGACCGGCCATGCCAGTCTTGACTCGGTGGAGGTGTACCGCCGCGAACACGCGCCACTCGTGGGCAATGCAGTAACCAACATCGGCCTCTAG
- the der gene encoding ribosome biogenesis GTPase Der: protein MTEEFYAGEVAGDGTWSEEGEWELLDYVDGEDAEAAVAVPTLAVVGRPNVGKSTLVNRIIGRREAVVEDVPGVTRDRVSYEANWAGRRFLVQDTGGWEPDAKGLQQSVARQAELAMNTADAILLVVDARVGSTTTDEAVARVLRRSKTPVLLIANKVDDGRTESEVAALWSLGLGEPLSVSATHGRGTGDMLDRVLEALPETPREGIPGGGPRRVALVGKPNVGKSSLLNKLSGDERSVVHDVAGTTVDPVDSLVELGGKTWRFVDTAGLRKRVSHASGAEFYASLRTKSAIEAAEVAILLLDSSEVISEQDLRVLSMVADAGRALVLAFNKWDLVDEDRRMQLEKEIDRDLARVPWAQRVNISAHTGRAVQKLVPALETALESWDKRVPTGRLNTWLKEVVAATPPPMRGGRLPRIMFATQASTRPPTFVLFTTGFLEAGYRRFIERRLREEFNFDGSPIRVSVRIREKRERPGKGKNR, encoded by the coding sequence GTGACCGAGGAATTCTATGCAGGCGAGGTCGCAGGCGACGGCACCTGGAGCGAAGAGGGGGAGTGGGAACTTCTCGACTACGTCGACGGTGAAGACGCCGAGGCGGCGGTTGCCGTCCCGACGCTGGCAGTCGTCGGTCGCCCGAACGTGGGCAAGTCGACGCTCGTGAACCGCATCATCGGCCGTCGTGAAGCCGTGGTCGAGGACGTGCCCGGCGTGACGCGTGACCGAGTGTCGTACGAGGCGAACTGGGCCGGACGCCGTTTCCTGGTGCAGGACACCGGCGGTTGGGAGCCAGACGCCAAGGGCTTGCAGCAGTCCGTTGCGCGCCAGGCGGAATTGGCCATGAACACCGCGGATGCGATTCTGCTCGTAGTCGACGCACGCGTCGGATCAACTACGACGGATGAGGCTGTGGCGCGGGTACTTCGACGTTCGAAGACTCCAGTGCTGTTGATTGCCAACAAGGTCGACGATGGTCGCACCGAGTCCGAGGTGGCCGCACTGTGGTCGCTCGGTCTCGGCGAGCCGCTGTCGGTGTCGGCGACGCACGGCCGCGGAACCGGCGACATGCTCGACCGCGTTCTCGAAGCTCTGCCGGAGACGCCTCGTGAGGGCATCCCCGGCGGTGGCCCCCGTCGAGTTGCGTTGGTGGGCAAGCCGAACGTCGGCAAGTCATCTTTGCTGAACAAGCTGTCCGGCGACGAGCGGTCCGTGGTGCACGATGTCGCTGGGACCACCGTCGACCCGGTCGACTCGCTCGTCGAGTTGGGCGGCAAGACATGGCGATTCGTCGACACGGCGGGTCTGCGCAAGCGCGTCAGCCATGCCAGCGGTGCCGAGTTCTATGCGTCGCTACGTACGAAGTCGGCGATTGAAGCAGCCGAGGTCGCGATTCTGCTTCTCGACTCGTCCGAGGTGATTTCGGAGCAGGACCTGCGAGTTCTGTCGATGGTCGCCGACGCCGGTCGTGCGCTCGTGCTCGCGTTCAACAAGTGGGACCTGGTCGACGAGGACCGCCGTATGCAGCTCGAGAAGGAGATCGACCGCGATCTCGCTCGGGTGCCGTGGGCACAGCGCGTCAACATCTCGGCGCACACCGGTAGGGCTGTTCAGAAGCTCGTTCCGGCGCTCGAGACGGCGTTGGAGTCCTGGGACAAGCGAGTCCCGACGGGCAGGCTCAACACCTGGCTCAAGGAGGTCGTCGCCGCGACGCCACCTCCCATGCGTGGTGGTCGTCTGCCGAGGATCATGTTTGCGACGCAGGCGTCGACGCGTCCGCCGACGTTCGTACTTTTCACCACCGGCTTCCTCGAGGCCGGCTACCGCCGGTTCATCGAGCGGCGTTTGCGTGAGGAGTTCAACTTCGACGGCAGCCCGATCCGTGTGTCGGTTCGTATCCGCGAGAAGCGCGAGCGGCCAGGTAAGGGCAAGAACCGCTGA
- the cmk gene encoding (d)CMP kinase, translated as MAGLVVAMDGPSGTGKSTVSRKLATALDARYLDTGAMYRVATVWVLRSGIDPADSDKVADVVATLPLDIGTDPLAEAVTMGGEDVSAEIRGDAVTKAVSAVSAVPRVREILVQMQRDLVALSPRIVVEGRDIGTVVLTDADVKVFLTASPEARADRRNKQNINEGRGDDYDAVLADVQRRDHADSTRAVSPLRPAEDSVIVDTSDLGMDGVIAALLQVVHDRTGVKQ; from the coding sequence ATGGCAGGTCTCGTCGTAGCAATGGACGGGCCGTCTGGAACCGGAAAGTCGACGGTCTCGCGCAAACTCGCAACCGCACTCGATGCCCGCTATCTCGACACCGGTGCGATGTACCGAGTGGCAACGGTGTGGGTGCTGCGGTCGGGGATCGATCCGGCGGACTCGGACAAGGTCGCCGACGTCGTCGCGACGCTGCCCTTGGATATCGGTACGGACCCTCTGGCGGAAGCCGTGACAATGGGCGGAGAGGACGTTTCGGCCGAGATCCGCGGCGACGCTGTCACCAAAGCAGTGTCTGCTGTGTCGGCGGTTCCGCGCGTGCGCGAAATCCTCGTACAGATGCAGCGCGATCTCGTAGCGTTGTCTCCTCGAATCGTTGTGGAAGGCAGAGACATCGGAACCGTCGTTCTGACGGATGCCGACGTCAAGGTCTTCTTGACGGCATCTCCCGAGGCTCGCGCCGACCGTCGCAACAAGCAGAACATCAACGAAGGACGAGGCGACGATTACGACGCCGTACTCGCCGACGTTCAACGCCGCGATCACGCGGACTCCACTCGCGCCGTGTCTCCGCTGCGGCCTGCCGAGGATTCCGTGATCGTGGACACCAGCGATCTGGGCATGGACGGCGTCATCGCCGCGTTGCTCCAGGTTGTGCACGACAGAACTGGAGTGAAGCAGTGA
- a CDS encoding pseudouridine synthase, which yields MNKPARRDGTPDRNKRQAPGRKPTAGRSEDPRENRRGKDAPRGARAESPRGGRRAAAPRKGADQRKPFEDKPVDSGINDRSNDAVPRKKPSRPKPPKPQKKQTPSTTISNAKPAKHQYAEPDSKRRHVPRGEGVRLQKVLAQAGVASRRAAEELIADGRVEVDGRIVTEQGIRIDPDVAIVRVDGTRIVVKEELVHLAMNKPRGWQCTMSDDLGRPCVGDIVSERVQAGQRLFHVGRLDADTEGLLLFTNDGDLAHRLMHPSYEVSKTYLATLFGAIPRDLGKKLRDGITLDDGPVKVDGFSLLDISNGLSLVKITLHEGRKHIVRRLFDQVGFPVGRLVRTDVGNIALGDQRPGTLRVLGRGEIGKLYESVGL from the coding sequence GTGAACAAGCCCGCTCGCCGTGATGGCACACCGGACAGGAACAAAAGACAGGCTCCCGGCAGGAAGCCGACCGCAGGTAGGTCGGAGGATCCTCGCGAGAACCGTCGAGGAAAAGATGCGCCCCGCGGCGCACGAGCCGAGAGCCCCCGTGGCGGCCGCCGTGCAGCCGCCCCTCGCAAGGGCGCCGACCAGCGTAAACCCTTCGAAGACAAGCCCGTCGACAGCGGAATCAACGACCGCAGCAACGATGCGGTCCCACGTAAGAAGCCGTCTCGGCCCAAGCCGCCGAAGCCGCAGAAGAAGCAGACGCCCAGCACCACCATCAGCAACGCGAAGCCTGCGAAGCATCAGTACGCCGAGCCCGACTCCAAGCGCCGCCACGTCCCGCGCGGCGAGGGTGTCCGCCTGCAGAAGGTGCTCGCACAGGCAGGCGTCGCGTCACGTCGTGCAGCTGAGGAACTGATCGCCGACGGCCGTGTCGAGGTCGACGGTCGCATCGTGACCGAGCAAGGAATCCGGATCGATCCGGACGTCGCGATCGTGCGCGTCGACGGCACTCGCATCGTCGTCAAGGAAGAGCTTGTTCATCTCGCGATGAACAAGCCGCGTGGATGGCAGTGCACCATGTCCGACGATCTCGGACGCCCCTGCGTCGGCGATATCGTCTCCGAGCGCGTTCAGGCGGGGCAGCGTTTGTTCCACGTCGGACGCCTCGATGCCGACACAGAAGGCCTTTTGCTCTTCACCAACGACGGTGATCTTGCTCACCGCCTGATGCACCCCTCGTACGAGGTATCGAAGACCTACTTGGCCACACTGTTCGGCGCGATCCCTCGCGATCTGGGCAAGAAGCTTCGCGACGGCATCACGCTCGACGACGGCCCCGTCAAGGTCGACGGCTTCTCGCTGCTCGATATCTCCAACGGTCTCTCGCTCGTCAAGATCACGCTGCACGAAGGTCGCAAGCACATCGTCCGGCGTCTGTTCGATCAGGTCGGATTCCCCGTCGGTCGCCTCGTGCGCACCGACGTCGGCAACATTGCCCTGGGCGACCAGCGTCCCGGTACCTTGCGTGTGCTCGGCCGCGGCGAGATCGGCAAGCTCTACGAGTCGGTCGGTCTGTGA
- the scpB gene encoding SMC-Scp complex subunit ScpB — MAPEPFSPEPLEPEAVGAGESAEETDELDDATLESALEAVLLVVDSPASNEQLASAVGSDVRRIKPILARMAAQFTERRSGIDLRYAGDGWRFYTRTVYAPYVERLLLDGARSKLTRAALETLAVIAYRQPLTRARVSAVRGVNVDGVMRTLLARGLISEAGVDPESNGTMYSTTELFLERLGLASLTDLPELAPLLPGVDLIDEISDSMDTDPRVTRSTKNRGSKPDPVAELDSDD; from the coding sequence TTGGCGCCGGAGCCCTTTTCGCCGGAGCCTCTGGAGCCGGAGGCGGTGGGCGCCGGTGAATCCGCCGAGGAGACCGACGAGCTCGACGACGCCACGCTGGAGTCGGCGCTGGAGGCAGTCCTGCTCGTGGTTGATTCGCCCGCATCGAACGAGCAACTGGCGTCCGCCGTCGGGAGCGATGTTCGACGGATCAAGCCGATTCTCGCTCGGATGGCGGCGCAGTTCACCGAGCGTCGCAGTGGGATCGACCTCAGATATGCGGGCGATGGTTGGCGTTTCTACACACGCACCGTGTACGCGCCGTACGTCGAGAGGCTGCTTCTCGACGGTGCTCGGTCGAAACTCACACGTGCGGCATTGGAGACTCTGGCCGTTATCGCATATCGTCAACCGTTGACCCGCGCGCGAGTCAGTGCCGTGCGAGGAGTCAACGTAGACGGAGTGATGCGCACGTTGCTCGCTCGCGGTCTGATTTCGGAAGCTGGAGTGGACCCGGAATCGAACGGCACCATGTACTCCACCACCGAATTGTTCCTCGAACGACTCGGCCTGGCTTCATTGACGGATCTGCCCGAACTGGCGCCGTTGTTGCCGGGTGTGGACCTGATCGACGAGATCAGTGACAGCATGGATACCGACCCGAGAGTTACCCGCTCCACCAAGAACCGCGGATCGAAACCCGATCCGGTAGCCGAGCTCGACTCGGACGACTGA
- a CDS encoding segregation and condensation protein A, with the protein MADTATDAIEVPGDVDPSRFRVRLLNFEGPFDLLLTLISQHRLDVTEVALHTVTDDFIAFTKTLGKEMGLDQTTEFLVVAATLLDLKAARLLPSGDVEDAEDLALLEVRDLLFARLLQYRAYKQVAQLFGELEAAALRRYPRSVSVEDRYTDLIPEVLLGVDPARFADIAAMAFRPKPVPRVGLDHIHQHSVSVPEQAKWVLERLERKGEGAWTPFSELTEGCEHTVEIVARFLALLELFREQVLAFDQPEPLGELMVSWTGKAKSDEILVAAVDYG; encoded by the coding sequence ATGGCCGACACCGCAACCGACGCTATCGAGGTTCCCGGCGACGTCGACCCATCGCGCTTTCGGGTGCGATTGCTCAACTTCGAGGGTCCCTTCGATCTGCTGTTGACGCTCATCAGTCAGCATCGCCTCGATGTCACCGAGGTGGCGCTGCACACCGTCACCGACGATTTCATCGCCTTCACCAAGACGCTCGGCAAGGAGATGGGTCTCGACCAGACCACCGAGTTCCTTGTCGTCGCAGCAACATTGCTCGATCTGAAGGCTGCTCGCTTGCTTCCGTCCGGCGACGTCGAGGATGCCGAGGATCTCGCGTTGCTCGAGGTACGAGATCTCCTGTTCGCGCGTCTGTTGCAGTACCGCGCGTACAAGCAAGTCGCGCAGTTGTTCGGCGAGCTGGAGGCTGCCGCGCTACGCAGGTATCCGCGGTCGGTATCGGTCGAGGACCGATACACCGATCTCATCCCCGAAGTGCTGCTCGGTGTCGACCCAGCACGTTTTGCCGACATCGCCGCCATGGCATTTCGCCCGAAGCCCGTTCCCCGGGTCGGGCTCGATCACATCCACCAGCACTCGGTCTCGGTGCCGGAACAGGCGAAGTGGGTCCTCGAACGCCTCGAACGTAAAGGTGAGGGAGCGTGGACTCCGTTCTCCGAATTGACCGAAGGATGCGAGCACACCGTCGAGATCGTCGCCCGATTCCTTGCGCTGCTCGAGTTGTTCCGCGAGCAGGTCCTCGCGTTCGACCAGCCCGAGCCCCTCGGTGAACTGATGGTGAGCTGGACGGGGAAGGCGAAGTCGGACGAAATACTCGTCGCGGCGGTGGACTATGGATGA
- a CDS encoding ParA family protein, whose protein sequence is MFHTRQPETSRETRNIIPAADQLGPTGRKTREVPEPQPLPSHGPAKIIAMCNQKGGVGKTTSTINLGASLAAYGRRVLLVDLDPQGALSAGLGVAHHELDLTVYNLLVESKVSADDVLMRTRVDNLDLLPSNIDLSAAEIQLVTEVGREQTLGRVLHPILDRYDYVLIDCQPSLGLLTVNALTCADEVLIPMECEYFSLRGLALLNDTVEKVRDRLNPRLKLAGIVVTMFDARTLHSREVMTRVVEVFGDVVYDTVITRTVRFPETSVAGEPITTWAPKSSGAQAYRALAREVIYRSGP, encoded by the coding sequence TTGTTTCATACCCGCCAGCCCGAAACCAGCCGTGAGACGAGAAACATCATTCCTGCGGCTGACCAGCTAGGTCCCACCGGTCGCAAGACCCGAGAGGTTCCCGAACCTCAGCCGTTGCCAAGTCATGGGCCGGCGAAGATCATCGCGATGTGCAACCAGAAGGGCGGCGTCGGCAAGACGACCTCGACCATCAATCTGGGTGCTTCGCTCGCCGCGTACGGTCGTCGGGTGCTCCTCGTCGACCTCGACCCGCAGGGCGCTCTGTCTGCCGGCCTCGGTGTGGCGCACCACGAGCTGGATCTGACGGTGTACAACCTGCTCGTGGAGTCCAAGGTCTCCGCTGACGATGTCCTGATGCGCACACGCGTCGACAATCTCGACCTGTTGCCGAGCAACATCGACCTCTCCGCCGCCGAGATTCAACTGGTTACCGAGGTCGGACGTGAGCAGACGCTGGGTCGGGTGTTGCACCCGATTCTCGACCGATACGACTACGTGCTCATCGATTGCCAGCCGTCGCTCGGATTGTTGACCGTCAACGCCCTCACGTGCGCGGACGAGGTGCTCATCCCGATGGAGTGCGAGTACTTCAGCCTCCGCGGGTTGGCCTTGCTCAACGACACCGTCGAAAAAGTGCGTGATCGTCTCAACCCTCGACTCAAGTTGGCCGGCATCGTCGTGACGATGTTCGACGCGCGGACTCTGCATTCGCGTGAGGTGATGACGCGGGTGGTCGAGGTGTTCGGCGACGTCGTCTACGACACGGTCATCACTCGGACCGTCCGGTTCCCCGAGACCTCCGTCGCCGGTGAGCCGATCACCACCTGGGCACCCAAATCGTCCGGTGCACAGGCCTATCGGGCTTTGGCCCGAGAGGTGATCTACCGGTCCGGCCCGTAA
- the xerD gene encoding site-specific tyrosine recombinase XerD, whose translation MLAEQIGTYLDYLEVERGAAKNTLSSYRRDLRRYEAFLTGYRIGDLAKVTENDVSEFVLDLRRGSEDFPPLAPSSAARTLIAVRGLHKFATLEGITRADVASGVKPPTPSRRLPKSLPLDQVIAILDSASTEGDDAPRGLRDKALLELLYSTGARISEAVGLDVDDIDVETRSVLLRGKGDKQRLVPVGRPAIDAVDAYLVRGRPALATKATPALFLNARGGRLSRQSAWQVLHSAAERAGITTPVSPHTLRHSFATHLLDGGADVRVVQELLGHASVTTTQIYTLVTVTTLREVWAEAHPRAR comes from the coding sequence GTGCTGGCGGAGCAGATCGGGACGTACCTCGACTACCTCGAGGTCGAGCGAGGTGCTGCCAAGAACACCTTGTCCTCGTACCGCCGAGATCTGCGGCGGTACGAGGCGTTCCTGACCGGCTACCGAATCGGCGATCTCGCGAAAGTGACGGAGAACGACGTCAGCGAGTTCGTCCTCGATCTTCGACGCGGTAGCGAAGACTTCCCGCCGCTCGCACCTAGTTCGGCCGCCAGAACGCTCATCGCTGTGCGCGGCCTGCACAAGTTCGCGACCCTGGAGGGCATCACGCGAGCGGACGTGGCCAGTGGGGTCAAACCTCCCACGCCGAGCCGTCGACTTCCCAAGTCGTTACCGCTCGATCAAGTCATCGCGATTCTGGACTCGGCGTCCACCGAAGGTGACGATGCGCCACGCGGGTTGCGAGACAAAGCTCTGCTGGAACTGCTCTACTCGACGGGCGCCCGCATTTCCGAAGCAGTCGGCCTCGACGTGGACGACATCGACGTCGAAACCCGGTCGGTGCTGTTGCGCGGTAAGGGCGACAAGCAACGACTCGTCCCTGTTGGTCGGCCCGCCATCGATGCGGTCGACGCCTACCTGGTCCGTGGACGCCCAGCTTTGGCCACGAAGGCGACGCCTGCGTTGTTCCTGAACGCGCGCGGCGGTCGCTTGTCGAGGCAGAGTGCATGGCAGGTTCTGCATTCGGCGGCCGAACGGGCGGGGATCACGACACCGGTGTCGCCGCACACGCTGCGGCACTCCTTTGCCACACATCTGCTCGATGGGGGAGCCGACGTGCGCGTCGTGCAGGAACTTCTCGGTCATGCGTCGGTGACGACCACCCAGATCTACACCCTCGTCACCGTCACCACACTGCGAGAGGTCTGGGCAGAAGCGCATCCGCGGGCCCGCTGA
- a CDS encoding NUDIX domain-containing protein — protein sequence MTEHEPRFDFRTVGSKTVYEGAILALRLDQVEMPGGRVAEREVVEHHGAVAIVALDASDRIALIEQYRHPIGRRLWELPAGLLDEIDEPPVDAAKRELAEETGLAADTWSVLVDVTASPGFTDECVRIFLAENLSQVDRPEPKDEEADIVLEFVPLDEAIARALSGEFVNASAVSGILALAASRAGSVALRPADAPWPDLPTTFERRKKSHG from the coding sequence ATGACAGAGCACGAACCGCGCTTCGATTTCAGGACGGTCGGGTCCAAGACCGTCTACGAGGGTGCCATTCTGGCCCTTCGGCTCGATCAGGTCGAGATGCCGGGCGGCCGGGTTGCCGAGCGTGAGGTCGTCGAGCATCACGGCGCGGTGGCGATCGTTGCGCTCGACGCGTCGGATCGTATTGCTTTGATCGAGCAGTATCGCCATCCGATCGGTCGTCGCCTCTGGGAGTTGCCCGCCGGTTTGCTCGACGAGATCGACGAGCCTCCGGTGGACGCCGCCAAGCGAGAACTCGCCGAGGAGACCGGACTTGCTGCGGACACCTGGTCCGTACTCGTGGACGTCACCGCTTCGCCTGGTTTCACCGACGAGTGCGTGCGAATATTCCTGGCCGAGAACCTGTCTCAGGTGGACCGTCCGGAACCGAAAGACGAGGAAGCCGACATCGTCCTCGAGTTCGTTCCGCTCGACGAGGCCATCGCACGTGCACTGTCGGGCGAGTTCGTCAACGCCTCGGCTGTGTCGGGGATTCTGGCGTTGGCGGCATCCCGAGCCGGCTCGGTCGCACTACGCCCCGCCGACGCTCCGTGGCCGGATCTGCCGACTACCTTCGAGCGTCGGAAGAAGTCGCACGGGTAG
- a CDS encoding CTP synthase, whose product MSRLQSRSDTKHIFVSGGVASSLGKGLTASSLGQLLTARGLRVTMQKLDPYLNVDPGTMNPFQHGEVFVTEDGAETDLDVGHYERFLDRDLSGFANVTTGQVYSTVIAKERRGEYLGDTVQVIPHITDEIKSRILAMNGPDLQGHQPDVVITEIGGTVGDIESQPFLEAARQVRHDVGRENVFFLHVSLVPFLAPSGELKTKPTQHSVAQLRSIGIQPDALILRCDRDVPPGLKNKIALMCDVDVDGCISTPDAPSIYDIPKVLHREGLDAYVVRQLGLPFRDVDWTVWGGLLERVHEPRETVRVALVGKYVDLPDAYLSVTEALRAGGFAHRAKVEIKWVPSDECATPAGAQAALGDVDAVLIPGGFGIRGIEGKLGAIEFSRTRKVPLLGLCLGLQCMVIEAARSVGLTDANSAEFEPDTKYAVISTMADQEDAVAGEADLGGTMRLGAYPAKLDKGSVVAGAYGSTEVSERHRHRYEVNNTYRERISKSGLVFSGTSPDGHLVEFVELPSSVHPFFVGTQAHPELKSRPTRPHPLFAALINAALKYKAAERLPVDVHGEEKTTDSEFPVSGATAESVG is encoded by the coding sequence TTGTCACGCCTTCAGTCGCGATCTGACACCAAGCACATCTTCGTCAGCGGAGGCGTCGCCTCGTCGCTCGGTAAAGGCCTCACGGCGTCGAGCCTCGGCCAGCTGCTGACCGCACGTGGTCTCCGCGTTACCATGCAGAAGCTCGATCCGTATCTGAACGTCGATCCGGGCACCATGAATCCGTTCCAGCACGGCGAGGTCTTCGTGACCGAGGACGGCGCCGAGACCGATCTCGATGTCGGGCACTACGAACGCTTCCTCGATCGCGACCTGTCGGGCTTCGCAAACGTCACGACGGGGCAGGTCTACTCGACGGTCATCGCGAAGGAACGACGCGGCGAGTACCTCGGCGACACCGTTCAGGTCATTCCGCACATCACGGACGAGATCAAGAGCCGCATTCTCGCGATGAACGGCCCGGATCTTCAGGGACATCAGCCCGACGTCGTGATCACCGAAATCGGAGGAACCGTCGGCGACATCGAGTCGCAGCCGTTCCTCGAAGCTGCCCGCCAGGTGCGCCACGATGTGGGCCGCGAAAACGTCTTCTTCCTGCACGTATCGCTCGTACCGTTCCTCGCGCCGTCCGGTGAGCTCAAGACCAAGCCGACGCAGCACTCCGTAGCGCAGCTGCGCAGCATCGGTATTCAGCCCGACGCTCTCATCCTTCGTTGCGACCGCGACGTGCCGCCCGGACTGAAGAACAAGATTGCGCTCATGTGCGATGTCGATGTCGACGGCTGCATCTCCACTCCCGACGCCCCGTCGATCTACGACATCCCCAAGGTCCTCCACAGAGAAGGCCTCGACGCCTATGTGGTTCGCCAGCTCGGACTTCCGTTCCGCGACGTGGACTGGACGGTGTGGGGCGGTTTGCTCGAGCGCGTCCACGAGCCGCGTGAAACGGTCCGAGTCGCGCTCGTCGGTAAGTACGTCGACCTTCCCGACGCCTATCTCTCGGTCACCGAGGCACTTCGCGCCGGTGGATTCGCGCACCGCGCCAAGGTCGAGATCAAGTGGGTGCCGTCCGACGAATGTGCAACGCCCGCAGGTGCACAGGCCGCGCTCGGTGATGTCGATGCTGTTCTGATTCCCGGAGGATTCGGTATCCGCGGTATCGAAGGCAAGCTCGGCGCCATCGAATTCTCGCGAACCCGTAAGGTTCCGCTGCTCGGCCTGTGCCTCGGCCTGCAGTGCATGGTCATCGAAGCGGCGCGATCGGTCGGCTTGACCGACGCCAACTCTGCTGAGTTCGAACCCGATACGAAGTACGCCGTCATCTCCACGATGGCCGATCAGGAAGACGCTGTTGCCGGCGAAGCCGATCTGGGCGGCACGATGCGTCTCGGTGCCTACCCGGCGAAGCTGGACAAGGGCTCGGTCGTCGCCGGTGCCTACGGATCCACCGAGGTGTCCGAGCGTCACCGTCACCGCTACGAGGTCAACAACACCTACCGTGAGCGGATCTCCAAGAGCGGCCTGGTCTTCAGCGGTACCTCACCCGACGGTCACCTCGTCGAGTTCGTCGAGCTACCCAGCTCGGTGCATCCGTTCTTCGTCGGCACGCAGGCTCACCCCGAGCTCAAGAGCCGTCCGACTCGTCCGCATCCGCTGTTCGCAGCCCTGATCAACGCGGCCCTGAAGTACAAGGCAGCGGAACGTCTTCCGGTCGACGTCCACGGTGAGGAAAAGACGACGGACTCGGAGTTTCCTGTCTCCGGGGCCACCGCAGAAAGCGTCGGATGA